A window from Hallerella porci encodes these proteins:
- a CDS encoding ATP-dependent helicase — protein sequence MASVVDLARLQRELNQEQVAAAAKTEGPALILAGAGSGKTRTITYKIAHLISAKNVDPRRILAVTFTNKAAREMKTRIQQILEGRVNLEWMGTFHSICVRILRLCLANDRILQVLGWKINKNFSIYDDDDQRKMLKEIMKPIFGDDLDAKALKQARSIISKYKNSVVKEPLPAGGYRIVLQTPTVALEHAAFPDQEKMAGVYRDYQAKLAEANAMDFDDLLLNTVELLQKLPQVAAQFANRFLYVVVDEYQDTNDVQYELLKLLIDRTKQNVTVVGDDDQSIYGWRGANIDIIRNFSRDFDHVTFFKLERNYRSSANIVKGAGSVIAHNERPEEMKKNVYSAEPAGDPIHVVNVLADTFESEQIAKRIFEAGKEQYAKTAIFYRTNAQSRAIEKALNDLRIPCVIFGGTRFWDRKEIRDILAYMRLLANPKDDAAFLRIVNTPPRGIGNGTLDALRLSAEANNSSLWEAIPTEIEKGGRSAKGLENFKNVVELWLAMLQNKEALPIIAEHVIRDSFYKEFLKKEDESTAEERERNLDEMVNAFREFEEENPDKGLDEFLQEISLLTDADKKVESAETRVTLMTIHMAKGLEFETVHIAGCDEGIFPLIRESSMTETPDERKKQAEEERRLFYVGCTRAKRKLYLYHAGRRFWQGSLRRFPPSRFLEEIDPMTVSVEGKCDDDSEQSFTGEPWNQGFSGFGGRQRPGFGNRLRPQYGAYRGPSSSGSSSISRGSYGRNPERATGLHKTERIVYKNPQVVEKVEKGPRLVYDENCDNPLHKGVRVQHLKFGRGVVIGISGAGENARVEVRFSDGNVRKLILKYAGLQILD from the coding sequence ATGGCAAGTGTAGTGGATCTGGCGCGCTTACAGCGTGAACTGAATCAAGAACAAGTCGCTGCAGCGGCAAAAACCGAAGGTCCAGCTCTGATTCTCGCGGGGGCAGGCTCGGGAAAAACGCGGACGATTACTTACAAAATCGCTCACTTAATTTCTGCGAAAAACGTGGATCCGCGTCGGATTTTAGCGGTGACTTTTACCAATAAAGCTGCCCGCGAAATGAAAACGCGTATTCAGCAAATTCTCGAAGGTCGCGTGAACCTCGAATGGATGGGAACATTCCATTCTATCTGCGTGCGCATTCTGCGTCTTTGCCTTGCCAACGATCGCATTTTACAAGTCCTCGGTTGGAAAATCAACAAAAATTTTTCGATTTACGATGATGACGATCAGCGAAAAATGCTGAAAGAAATCATGAAACCGATTTTCGGCGATGATTTAGATGCGAAGGCGTTAAAGCAAGCGCGTTCTATTATTTCGAAATATAAAAACAGCGTTGTAAAAGAGCCGCTTCCCGCGGGCGGTTACCGCATTGTGCTTCAAACGCCGACGGTTGCGCTTGAACACGCAGCCTTTCCCGATCAAGAAAAAATGGCGGGAGTTTACCGCGATTATCAAGCAAAACTTGCTGAAGCCAATGCGATGGACTTCGACGATTTGCTTCTCAATACGGTGGAATTATTGCAAAAATTGCCGCAGGTCGCTGCGCAATTTGCGAATCGTTTTTTGTATGTCGTCGTCGATGAATATCAAGACACGAACGATGTGCAATATGAACTTTTGAAACTTCTCATCGATCGGACGAAGCAAAATGTTACCGTCGTCGGCGATGACGATCAAAGTATTTACGGTTGGCGCGGCGCAAATATTGATATCATCCGCAATTTCTCGCGGGATTTTGACCACGTTACATTTTTCAAATTGGAACGCAATTATCGCTCTTCGGCAAATATTGTGAAGGGCGCGGGCTCGGTGATAGCGCATAATGAGCGCCCCGAAGAAATGAAAAAAAATGTCTATTCTGCAGAGCCCGCAGGCGATCCTATTCACGTTGTCAACGTCCTCGCCGATACTTTTGAATCGGAACAAATCGCGAAGAGAATTTTTGAAGCCGGCAAAGAACAGTATGCGAAGACCGCCATTTTTTATCGCACAAACGCGCAGTCGCGTGCGATTGAAAAAGCGTTAAACGATTTGCGCATTCCTTGTGTCATTTTCGGCGGCACGCGATTCTGGGACAGAAAAGAAATTCGTGACATTCTCGCTTACATGCGCCTTCTCGCAAACCCAAAAGATGACGCAGCATTTCTCCGGATTGTGAACACGCCGCCACGCGGCATCGGAAACGGCACTCTCGATGCGTTAAGGCTTTCGGCCGAAGCGAATAATTCTTCGCTTTGGGAAGCGATTCCAACGGAAATTGAGAAAGGCGGACGCTCGGCGAAAGGACTTGAAAATTTCAAAAACGTCGTCGAACTTTGGCTTGCAATGCTTCAAAATAAAGAAGCGCTTCCGATTATTGCCGAACATGTTATCCGCGATTCTTTTTACAAAGAATTTTTGAAAAAAGAAGACGAATCGACTGCGGAAGAACGCGAACGCAACTTGGATGAAATGGTGAACGCCTTCCGTGAATTCGAGGAAGAAAATCCGGATAAGGGTCTTGACGAATTTTTACAAGAAATTTCGCTCTTAACCGACGCCGATAAAAAAGTGGAAAGCGCAGAAACCCGTGTGACTCTCATGACGATTCACATGGCGAAAGGCTTGGAATTTGAAACGGTGCACATCGCGGGCTGCGACGAAGGAATTTTCCCGCTTATCCGCGAATCTAGCATGACGGAAACTCCGGACGAACGCAAAAAACAAGCCGAAGAAGAACGCAGACTTTTCTATGTAGGTTGTACACGAGCCAAGCGCAAACTTTATTTGTATCACGCCGGAAGACGTTTCTGGCAAGGTTCACTTCGTCGATTTCCGCCGTCTCGATTCCTCGAAGAAATTGACCCGATGACAGTTTCTGTCGAAGGAAAATGCGATGACGATAGCGAACAAAGTTTTACCGGAGAACCGTGGAATCAAGGCTTCAGCGGCTTTGGTGGAAGACAACGCCCCGGATTTGGAAATCGTCTTCGCCCGCAATACGGTGCGTATCGCGGACCGAGTTCTTCGGGCTCATCTTCGATTTCACGAGGCTCTTACGGAAGAAATCCCGAACGGGCAACTGGACTCCATAAAACCGAACGCATCGTTTACAAAAATCCGCAGGTTGTGGAAAAAGTCGAAAAAGGACCGCGTTTGGTTTACGACGAAAACTGCGACAATCCGCTCCACAAGGGCGTTCGCGTGCAACATTTGAAATTCGGTCGCGGTGTTGTCATCGGAATTTCGGGTGCAGGCGAAAATGCGCGTGTCGAAGTCCGCTTTTCCGACGGAAATGTCAGAAAATTGATTTTAAAATACGCGGGTCTGCAAATTTTGGACTAG
- the gatC gene encoding Asp-tRNA(Asn)/Glu-tRNA(Gln) amidotransferase subunit GatC, translating into MLSKEEVLKIAKLSRLKISDDEIASFSGRLDELLHYMEDLKALDLSNVEPMAGVEDAPTVLREDIPQPSLTHEQAFANAPEVENDHFVISKVMG; encoded by the coding sequence ATGCTGAGTAAAGAAGAAGTGTTGAAGATTGCAAAGCTTTCGCGCCTGAAGATTTCGGACGATGAAATCGCATCGTTTTCGGGTCGCTTGGACGAACTTCTGCATTATATGGAAGACTTGAAAGCGTTGGATCTTTCGAATGTAGAACCGATGGCCGGCGTTGAAGACGCACCGACTGTTCTCCGCGAAGACATTCCGCAGCCTTCTCTCACTCACGAACAGGCTTTTGCGAACGCTCCCGAAGTCGAAAACGATCATTTCGTCATCTCGAAGGTGATGGGCTAA
- a CDS encoding 3-deoxy-manno-octulosonate cytidylyltransferase, with the protein MTPEVYCVVPARFSSTRFPGKPLVPICGRPMILRTLDRAVAAGCFKSVVCATDDIRILKTVEEAGFSAVLTGPAATGSDRVSEAAKKLGLDLVVNLQGDEPVADLQMLRDVAKALAEEPTSWVTVSAPLSEKDRGELSIVKVQVNSQNYATDFIRKLPENSGEWRRHVGVYAYSKEAREEFASLPQSALEKERSLEQLRILGKRPIKVIRSTSLSASVDLPSDVQKVESIFQQMGKL; encoded by the coding sequence ATGACACCCGAAGTTTATTGCGTCGTTCCCGCACGGTTTTCTTCTACCCGGTTTCCGGGTAAACCTCTCGTCCCGATTTGTGGACGGCCTATGATTCTCCGCACTTTAGATAGAGCTGTCGCCGCAGGGTGTTTTAAGAGTGTCGTCTGTGCTACAGACGACATTCGTATTTTAAAAACAGTCGAAGAGGCGGGATTTTCTGCAGTTCTAACGGGGCCGGCAGCGACGGGCTCGGACCGTGTGAGCGAAGCAGCCAAAAAGCTCGGGCTTGATTTGGTCGTGAATTTGCAAGGTGATGAACCGGTTGCGGATTTGCAAATGCTCCGCGATGTAGCAAAGGCTCTCGCCGAAGAACCGACTTCTTGGGTCACGGTTTCCGCTCCGCTTTCCGAAAAAGATCGCGGGGAACTTTCGATTGTCAAAGTTCAAGTGAACTCTCAAAATTATGCGACGGATTTTATCCGAAAATTGCCCGAAAACTCGGGCGAGTGGCGGCGTCATGTGGGAGTTTATGCATATTCAAAAGAAGCCCGCGAAGAATTTGCAAGCCTTCCTCAATCGGCGTTAGAAAAAGAACGTTCTTTGGAACAGCTTCGTATTTTGGGCAAACGCCCGATTAAAGTAATTCGTAGTACATCCCTTTCGGCATCGGTCGATTTACCGTCCGATGTGCAAAAGGTCGAATCCATCTTTCAGCAAATGGGAAAATTATGA
- the pyrG gene encoding glutamine hydrolyzing CTP synthase has protein sequence MKTEYTYNGKTKFIVVTGGVISGLGKGVAAASIGALLSNRLKVIPVKCDGYLNTDPGTMNPTEHGEVYVLDDGGEVDMDFGHYERFLNVVARSDWSLTMGKVFKLILEKERRGDFLGHTVQFIPHVTNVIKEHFYEVANSENADVLLIEIGGTVGDLENQFFIEAARQLSHDVGSENCMFVHLTYVPIPSGVKEQKSKPTQMSVRELNERGIYPDIIIARCEEFLKPHIKEKIGLFCNLPASHVISGVDVKHVYECPLVYDKEGIPEILLKKLRIYAPPKLDRWSSLVDTMNRNDTNPRKVLTVAIGGKYTRLEDSYASIVESLNHVSAHLDVHVDIRWIDTEKLEQNPEEVEKDLQGVDAVIIPGGFGTRGIEGKIVLIQYVREHKIPFLGICYGMQLAVVEFARHVCGMKDAGTMETESPTHHVKDPVIAYLPGQDKIKEMGASMRLGGHDVLITKDSLAEKVYGATEIRERFRHRYEVNPKYVEQLEKGGILFSGKAKNEDIMQIMELPDHPFFMACQFHPELKSSLLKPAPLFLGLLKAADERA, from the coding sequence ATGAAAACGGAATATACATACAACGGCAAAACGAAATTTATCGTCGTCACCGGCGGCGTGATTTCGGGACTTGGTAAAGGAGTTGCCGCAGCAAGTATCGGCGCACTTCTTTCGAATCGGCTCAAAGTGATTCCTGTGAAATGCGATGGTTATTTGAATACCGATCCGGGCACGATGAATCCGACGGAACATGGCGAAGTTTATGTTCTCGATGACGGCGGTGAAGTCGATATGGACTTCGGCCATTACGAACGCTTTTTGAACGTCGTCGCCCGCTCCGATTGGAGCTTGACGATGGGAAAAGTTTTCAAATTGATTTTGGAAAAAGAACGTCGTGGCGATTTCCTCGGGCACACGGTGCAGTTTATTCCGCATGTGACGAATGTGATTAAGGAACATTTTTACGAAGTTGCGAATAGCGAAAATGCAGATGTTCTTTTAATTGAAATCGGCGGAACAGTCGGCGACTTGGAAAATCAATTCTTCATCGAAGCGGCGCGTCAGCTTTCGCACGATGTCGGCAGCGAAAATTGCATGTTCGTGCATTTGACTTATGTGCCAATTCCTTCGGGAGTGAAAGAACAAAAGTCCAAGCCGACGCAAATGTCTGTCCGCGAACTCAATGAACGTGGCATTTATCCGGACATTATCATCGCACGTTGCGAAGAATTCTTGAAACCGCACATCAAAGAAAAAATTGGACTTTTCTGCAATTTGCCGGCATCGCATGTGATTTCGGGCGTGGACGTGAAGCATGTTTACGAATGCCCGCTCGTTTACGATAAAGAAGGCATTCCCGAAATTCTTCTCAAAAAGCTCCGCATTTATGCGCCGCCCAAATTGGATCGTTGGAGCAGTCTCGTCGACACGATGAATCGGAACGATACAAATCCGCGGAAGGTTTTAACCGTTGCAATCGGCGGAAAATATACGCGTCTCGAAGATTCGTACGCGAGCATTGTCGAATCGCTGAATCACGTTTCGGCGCATTTGGATGTGCACGTGGACATTCGCTGGATTGATACGGAAAAATTGGAACAGAATCCGGAAGAAGTAGAAAAAGATTTGCAGGGCGTAGATGCGGTCATTATTCCGGGTGGATTTGGCACTCGCGGAATTGAAGGAAAAATCGTTCTGATTCAATATGTCCGCGAACACAAAATTCCTTTCCTCGGCATTTGCTACGGCATGCAGCTCGCTGTCGTGGAATTTGCTCGTCACGTCTGTGGCATGAAAGATGCGGGCACGATGGAAACGGAATCGCCGACTCATCATGTGAAAGATCCGGTCATCGCTTACTTGCCCGGTCAAGATAAAATCAAGGAAATGGGAGCATCGATGCGCCTCGGCGGTCATGATGTGCTGATTACTAAAGATTCTCTTGCCGAAAAAGTTTACGGTGCAACCGAAATTCGCGAACGTTTCCGTCATCGCTACGAAGTCAACCCGAAGTATGTCGAACAACTCGAAAAGGGCGGCATTCTCTTCTCGGGCAAGGCGAAAAACGAAGACATTATGCAAATCATGGAATTGCCGGATCATCCGTTCTTTATGGCTTGTCAATTCCACCCCGAACTCAAAAGTTCGCTTTTAAAACCGGCGCCGCTTTTCCTCGGGCTTTTGAAGGCAGCAGATGAACGGGCCTGA
- a CDS encoding ComEA family DNA-binding protein, translating into MGLGVLVKLSPWDPLPRIETFSYEEESREVFREQNALTWHASKISDSTATESAEAPEKKKPKKAKKAKPAVHFPLAINRATVDELCAIKGVGPKLAEKIIAYRDAHGGFQGPGDLKKVSGIGKKKAENILSFVIFD; encoded by the coding sequence TTGGGATTGGGGGTTCTTGTAAAACTTTCCCCGTGGGATCCTCTTCCGCGGATTGAAACATTCTCTTACGAAGAAGAATCGCGGGAAGTTTTCAGAGAACAGAATGCGCTTACATGGCATGCGTCAAAAATTTCGGATTCCACTGCGACAGAATCTGCAGAAGCTCCGGAAAAGAAAAAGCCTAAAAAAGCGAAAAAGGCAAAGCCGGCGGTGCATTTCCCGCTCGCCATCAATCGGGCGACCGTTGATGAACTTTGCGCAATCAAAGGCGTTGGTCCGAAACTCGCCGAAAAAATCATCGCATATCGCGATGCGCACGGAGGCTTCCAAGGTCCAGGCGATTTGAAAAAAGTGTCCGGAATTGGCAAGAAAAAGGCGGAAAATATTCTCTCCTTTGTTATTTTTGACTAA
- a CDS encoding type IV pilus biogenesis protein PilM, which produces MDDTKLHLGIEAGDVLLKVALYNPAEKKVVKTAVLNTESNLLDDVPSFEAILQSWLAENENVNIDTVSLTVPSYRAIVQQIFVSPEAKNIREYLEWYLGTIVNTGASDYILDFVELGGSAELGRTVLMIAMRKIWVDSIRKGFRNKQIAPKILEVDVLSVMNLMEVAGSLDGKLQCVIKADENGVMILWASQNDVRNVSYCPTFDLIGKSREDAYAILSKKLAEQIHQTEEVLNVSVDRCSLCGAIATDELFVQKLQQALEGKTLSLMDSFENLRLPTDEEDSRHVLSCIGAIGVAMRSVK; this is translated from the coding sequence ATGGACGATACAAAGTTACACTTAGGAATTGAAGCGGGCGATGTCCTTCTCAAGGTTGCGCTTTATAACCCAGCCGAAAAGAAAGTCGTCAAAACGGCTGTTCTCAACACGGAATCGAATCTTCTAGATGATGTTCCTTCTTTTGAAGCGATTCTCCAGTCTTGGCTTGCCGAAAACGAAAATGTGAATATTGACACGGTTTCGTTAACGGTGCCTTCGTACCGCGCTATCGTGCAGCAGATTTTTGTGTCGCCTGAAGCGAAAAATATTCGCGAATACTTGGAATGGTATTTGGGAACGATCGTCAATACCGGTGCCTCGGATTACATTTTGGATTTCGTCGAACTTGGCGGCTCTGCGGAATTAGGACGTACCGTTTTAATGATTGCGATGCGGAAAATTTGGGTGGATTCCATCCGCAAAGGTTTCCGCAATAAGCAAATCGCCCCGAAAATTCTCGAAGTCGATGTGCTTTCGGTGATGAATTTGATGGAAGTCGCGGGCTCGTTAGACGGCAAATTACAATGCGTCATCAAAGCGGACGAAAATGGCGTGATGATACTTTGGGCTTCACAAAATGATGTTCGCAATGTTTCCTATTGTCCGACATTCGACTTGATTGGAAAAAGTCGCGAAGACGCTTATGCGATTCTTTCCAAAAAATTGGCAGAACAAATTCATCAAACCGAAGAAGTGTTGAATGTTTCAGTCGATCGTTGTTCGCTTTGCGGGGCAATTGCGACCGATGAATTGTTCGTGCAAAAATTGCAGCAAGCATTAGAAGGAAAGACCCTTTCTTTGATGGATTCTTTTGAAAACCTCCGTCTGCCGACTGATGAAGAAGATTCTCGTCATGTGCTTTCTTGCATTGGGGCAATCGGCGTTGCTATGAGGAGTGTCAAATGA